The following coding sequences are from one Macaca mulatta isolate MMU2019108-1 chromosome 7, T2T-MMU8v2.0, whole genome shotgun sequence window:
- the EDDM3B gene encoding epididymal secretory protein E3-beta isoform X1, translated as MASSLKIWGTPLALLCILSTLLVQSKEVSWREFMKLHYLSPSREFKEYKCDVLMRENEALKDKSSHMFIYISWYKIEHICTSDNWMDRFRNAYVWVQNPLKVLKCHQENSKNSYTESRSFNYIEFHCNMDGYVDRIEDLKMIEPISN; from the coding sequence ATGGCATCGTCTCTAAAGATCTGGGGCACACCCTTGGCCCTGCTTTGCATCCTATCCACACTGCTTGTACAGAGCAAGGAAGTTTCTTGGAGAGAATTCATGAAACTGCACTACTTAAGTCCAAGTAGAGAATTCAAAGAGTACAAATGTGATGTCCTCATGAGAGAAAATGAAGCTCTGAAAGACAAGAGCTCTCACATGTTTATCTATATCTCGTGGTACAAAATCGAGCATATATGCACTAGTGACAACTGGATGGATCGCTTCCGAAATGCATATGTATGGGTCCAGAATCCTCTCAAAGTACTCAAGTGTCACCAGGAGAACTCCAAAAATAGCTACACAGAGAGCAGGAGCTTCAACTACATTGAATTCCATTGTAACATGGATGGGTATGTTGATAGGATAGAAGACCTAAAGATGATAGAACCTATCAGCAACTAG